The following is a genomic window from Stenotrophomonas maltophilia.
TCGATGCCACCGGCGGCCAGCGCCTTGGCCAGCGCCGGGATGCCATCCACCGCGAACGCATCGACGCCGCGCGACTGCAGCGCTTCAAGCACGTTGCGGCCCGAATCCAGCGACACCTCGCGTTCGCTGGAGCTGCCGCCGAGCAGCACGGCAACACGGCCGAACACGGCCGGGTCGGTCACGCGCAGCGGCGGGAAGGTCAGCGTGCTCACGCCTCACCCTCCGCCTTGAAGCCTTCCACCGCGATCTGGGTGGCCACAGCGCCGATGTCGCCTGCACCCATCATCAGCAACAGGTCGCCGTCCTGCAGGACGTCCGGCAGCACGCTGGCCAGTTCGGCAGCCTTGCCCACCACCACCGGCTCGCTGCGGCCGCGCGCACGGATGGCGCGGGCCAGCGCATGCGAATCGGCACCGGCGATCGGTTCCTCACCAGCCGGGTAGACCTCGCTCAGCACCAGCGCATCGACGCTGGACAGCACTGCGGCGAACTTGTCGAACTGGTCGCGGGTACGGCTGTATCGGTGCGGCTGGAAGGCCACCACCAGGCGCTTGTCGGCCCAACCACCGCGGGCGGCGGCGAACACCGCCTCCAGCTCGCTCGGATGATGGCCGTAGTCGTCGATGATGCGGACCTTGGCACCGCTGGCGGTGGTCACTTCGCCCAGATCGTTGAAGCGACGGCCAACGCCGGCGAAGCTTTCCAGCGCACGCGCGATCGCGTCCGGGGCCACGCCCAGCTGCCAGCCCACGGCCGCAGCGGCCAGTGCGTTCAGCACGTTGTGCTTGCCCGGCAGCGCCAGTACCACTTCCTGGCTGGTGCCCTGCGGCAGGCGCAGGGTGAAGCGCATGCGCGAACCTTCCTGCACCACATTCTCGGCGCGCACGTCGGCCTGCGGGCTCATGCCGTAGCTCATCACGTGGCGCGGGGTCCTGGCGGCCAGCGCGGCCACTTCCGGGTCATCGATGCACAGCACGGCCAGGCCGTAGAACGGCAGGCGCTGCAGGAACTCAGCGAACGCCGCCTGCACGCGGGCGAAATCGTTGCCGTAGTTCTCCAGGTGGTCGGCATCAATGTTGGTGATGATCGACATCAGCGGATTCAGGCGCAGGAAGCTGCCATCGCTTTCGTCGGCCTCGGCCACCAGCCACTGGCCACCGCCCAGCTTGGCGTTGGCACCGGCGGCCAGCAGCTGGCCACCGATCACGAAGGTCGGGTCCAGGCCACCTTCGCTCAGCACCGCAGCGGTCAGGCTGGTGGTGGTGGTCTTGCCGTGCGTACCGGCCACCGCGATGCCGCGGCGGAAGCGCATCAGCTCGGCCAGCATTGCCGCACGCGGCATGATCGGAATGCGCTGGCTGCGCGCTTCCATCAGTTCCGGGTTGTCTTCGCGGATCGCGCTGGACACCACCACGCAGTCGGTGCCCAGCACGTTGGCCGCCGAATGGCCGCGCATGATGCGCGCACCCAGGCTGGCCAGGCGGCGGGTGGCGCCGTTGTCAGCGTTGTCCGAGCCGGACACCTCATAGCCCAGCGTCAGCATCACTTCAGCGATACCGCTCATGCCGGTGCCGCCGATACCGACGAAGTGCACGCGCGGGAACGCGCGCACCAGGTCGTTGGTGTCGTGCAGGCGACGGATCATGCGCGGCCTCGCGCAGGGCAGGCGCGGTGGCATGCCTTCTTCATACAGCTTCCTCAAGAATGATATCGGCAATGCGCTCGGCGGCATCGACCTTGGCCAGGGCACGCGCGGCTTGCGCCATCTGCATGCGGCGGGCGGGATTTTCGGACAGATCGCGCAGCAGTGCGGCAATGCCGTCGGCCAGCGTTCCGTCCTGCTTCAGCAACACCGCCGCGTCGCGCTCGACCAGGTACTCCGCATTGCGGGTCTGGTGGTCATCAACAGCGGCGGGGAATGGCACCAGCACGCTGCCGACACCGACCGCGCACAGCTCGGCCAGGGTCGACGCGCCGGCACGGCATACCACCAGGTCGGCCCAGGCGAAGGCCTCGGCCATGTTGGCGATGAACGGCGTGATTTCAGCCTCCACGCCGGCCTTGGCATAGGCCTCGACCGCTTCGGCATGCAGCTTCTCGCCGCTCTGGTGGCGCACCTGCACCGGCACGTCCGCGCCCAGCGCCGCGATGGCCTGCGGCACGCCGGTGTTGAGCGCACGCGCACCCTGGCTGCCACCGACCACCAGCACGCGAAGCGGACCGTGGCGGTCGGCAAAGCGCTGCTCGGGCGGTGCGATGGCGGCGATTTCCGCGCGCACCGGGTTGCCGACGAACTCTTCGCCCTTGGCGAAGGTGCCCGGGAAACCGGTCAGCAGGCGGCGCGCGTAGCGCGACAGGATGCGGTTGGTCAGGCCCGGCGCACGGTTCTGCTCATGCACGATCAGCGGCAGGCCATGCAGGCGCGTGGCCATGCCACCGGGGCCGGAGGCAAAGCCGCCGAAGGCCACCACCGCGCGCGGCTGGCGCTTGCGAATGATCATGCCGGCCGCACGCAGCGCGCGCATCAGCCGCCACGGTGCACCCAGCAGGGCCAGCTTGCCCTTGCCGCGCAGGCCGGTGATGGCCAGCGTGTCGATGGCAATGTCCTGCTGCGGCACCAGGCGGGTTTCCATCGCGCCCTCGGCGCCCATCCAGGTGACCGGCACGCCGCGCTCGCGCAGCACGCGGGCCACGGCCAGGCCGGGGAAGATGTGGCCGCCGGTACCACCGGCCAGGATCATCACCGGGCGGGCGTTGGAGGTGCTGCTCATGACAGCCTCCCGAACGTCGGTTCGATGCGCGACTGCAGGCGGCTGGTGCCACGCGCGGCATTTGGCGCGGTGGTGGCCGCCGGCTCGGCGCTCATCGGTACGCTGGCCGCCGCAGGTGCAGCAGGTTCGTCCATCGGCTCGGCAACGGCATCTTCGGCGCCACCGCCGATACGCACGGCCTGGCGGCGCTCGGCGCGCTTGAGTTCATAGGACACGCGCAGCAGCAGGCCCATCGCCACGCAGGTCATCAGCACCGACGAACCGCCGGAGGAGATCAGCGGCAGGGTCAGGCCCTTGGTCGGCAGGATGCCCAGGTTCACGCCGATCGAAACAAAGGTCTGCATGCTGATCCACAGGCCGATGCCGAAGGCGATGTAGCCGGAGAAGTGGCGCTTCATTTCCACGCACCGCATGCCCAGCCAGAAGGTGCGGCCCACCAGCAGCGCGTACAGCGCCACGATCACGCAGGTGCCCAGGAAGCCGAATTCCTCGGCGGTGACCGAGAAGATGAAGTCAGTATGCGCCTCGGGCAGGTAGTACAGCTTCTGCACCGAATTGCCCAGGCCAACCCCGGTCCATTCGCCACGGCCCACCGCCATCAGCGCATTGGACAGCTGGTAGCCGTCGCCCTGCTGGTCGGCCCACGGGTCCAGGAACGAGGTGATGCGGCGCATGCGGTACGGCTCGATGATCGCCAGCGCGCTCATGCCAACCAGGCCGATGATCACCGGCATCGACATGCGCGGCATGTTCACCCCGCCCAGCACCAGCATGCCGGCGGTGATCGCCAGCAGCAGGGTGGACGAACCGAAGTCCGGCTGCAGCAGCAGCAGCACCACCAGCGCACCGGCCACGCCCAGCGGCTTGAGCATGGCCGGCCAGGTCGCGTTCACTTCATCGCGGAAGCGCACGAGGTAGCTGGACAGCCAAACGATGTAGAGCACCTTCACCGCTTCCACCGTCTGGAACTTGGAGATGCCCAGGTTGATCCAGCGGCGCGCACCGTTGACGGTGCTGCCCAGGCCCGGCGCGAACACCGCCAGCAGCAGCACGAAGCAGCCCAGCAGCAGCATCTGGTTGTACTGCTCGATGGACTTCAGCTCGGTACGCGCGGCCACCACCGCCAGCACGATGCCGACCGCCAGGAAGATCAGGTGGCGGTTGAGGTAGTAGAACGGGCTGCTCATCAAGGCGATCGAGCTGGACGCCACCATCACCACGCCGACACCGGTGAGCGCGATGATCGCGCCCAGCAGCCACTTGTCGTAGCTGCCTTCGATGGCTTCAAGGCGTGTTGCCTGGCGGGACAGGTCGTTCATCTCAGCGCACCTTCAACGTGGCCAGGCCGATCAGCACGAGCACGACGGAGATGATCCAGAAGCGCACGATCACGCGCGGTTCGGGCCAGCCCTTCAGTTCGAAATGGTGGTGGATCGGCGCCATGCGGAACACGCGCTTGCCGGTCAGCTTGAACGAGGCGACCTGGATCATCACCGACAGCGTTTCGATGACGAACACGCCACCCATGATCACCAGCACCAGCTCCTGGCGGGTGATCACCGCGATCGTGCCCAGCACCGCGCCCAGCGACAGCGCGCCGATGTCGCCCATGAAGACCATGGCCGGATAGGTGTTGAACCAGAGGAAGCCCAGGCCGGCACCGGCAATGGCCGCGCAGATGATCACCAGCTCGCCGGCCCCCGGAATCTGCGGGATCTGCAGGTAGTTGGCGAACACCACGTTGCCCGAGGCATAGGCGAACACGCCCAGCGCGCAGGCCACCAGCACGGTCGGCATGATGGCCAGGCCGTCCAGACCATCGGTCAGGTTCACCGCGTTGGAGAAACCGACGATCCAGAAGTAGGCGATGGCCACAAAGCCGATGCCGGCCAGCGGCAGCGCCACCGACTTGAACATCGGGATATAGAAGGTCAGCGCCGCCGGTACGTCGGCGGTCTGGAACAGGAAGATGCCCGCGGCCAGGCCGAAGATCGACTGCAGCAGGTACTTCCAGCGCGACTTCAGGCCGTTCGGGTCGCGACGGACAATCTTGATCCAGTCGTCATACCAGCCGATGGCGCCGAAGCACAGCATCACCGCCAGCACCAGCCAGACGTAGCGATTGCGCAGGTCGGCCCACATCAGCACCGACAGGGTGACGGTAAGCAGGATCAGCGAGCCGCCCATGGTCGGCGTGCCGGCCTTGGAGAAGTGGGTCTGCGGGCCGTCGCTGCGGATCGGCTGCCCGCCCTTGAACTGGGCAAGCTTGCGGATCATCGCCGGGCCCAGCCACAGCGACAGGAACAGCGCCGTCAGCGCGGCAAGGATGGCGCGGAACGTCTGGTAGTTGAACAGCCCGAACAGGCTCTCCAACTGCTGCAACCATCGAGCCAGTTCATACAACATGCGGGGATTCCTCTCCTTGCGCCAGCAGCGCTTTGACGATCAGGTCCATGGCACTGCCACGGGAACCCTTGACCAGGCAGCGCACACCAGCGTGCAACTCGTCCTGCAGCGCCTGTGACAGCGCATCATGGGTGGCGAAATGGCGGCCACCTTCACCGAAGGCGGCCGCAGCGGAGGCACTGAGCGGACCCAGCGCGTACAGCCGCTTGAGACCGGCCGCGCGGGCGCGCAGACCGGCCTGGGCATGCAGCGCCTCGGCATCCGGGCCCAGCTCACGCATGTCGCCCAGCACCAGCCAGCCCTCTTCCGGCGCAGCGGCCAGGGCGTCGATGGCGGCGGCCAGCGAACCCGGGTTGGCGTTGTAGCTGTCGTCCACCAGCACCGCACCGTTGTGCAGCTGATGGGCGATCTGGCGACCCGGCACCGGCTGTGCCTCGGCAAGCCCGGCCGCAATCAGCGCCAGATCGACACCGGCGGCCAGCGCCAGGCTGGCGGCGGCCAGCGCGTTGCTGACGTTGTGGCGGCCCGGCAGCCCCAGCACCACGCGAGCCTCTCCCGTCGGCGCGACCAGCACGAACTGGCTGCCCTGTGCACCGCCACGGATATCACGCGCGGTGACCTCGGCGGTGTGCTCCAGGCCGTAGCGCAGCACGCGGCAGCGCGGCGGGGTGCCGACGAAATGCTGCTCGAACCAGCGCCCGTAGGCATCGTCCATGTTGATCACCGCCACGCCATCGGCCGGCAGTGCCGCGTAGATCGCGCCCTTGGTGACCGCCACGCCGAGCAGGCTGCCCATGCGCTCCAGGTGCGCCGGGGCGATGTTGTTGACCAGCGCATAGCGCGGGCGGGCGATGTCGGTGAGGTAAGCGATGTCACCCGGCTTGCCGGCACCCATCTCGTAGACGGCGTAGTCGGCATCTTCCGGCGCGTCGATCACCGCCAGCGGCAGGCCGATCTCGTTGTTGCGGTTGCCCGGGTTGGCGTAGACCACCCGGTGCGCCTCGCGCGCCACCTGCTGCAGGATCGACAGCAGCAGGCTCTTCACGCTGGTCTTGCCATTGCTGCCGGTGATCGCGAACACCTCGGTGCCGCGGTCGCGCTGCATGCCGGTGGCGATCTTGGCAAGCGCCAGCTCGCTGTCGGCCACCAGCACCTGCGGCACGTCCAGCGGCAGCAGGCGTTCGACCAGCAGCGCGCTGGCACCGCGTGCCAGTGCGTCGGCGGCGAAGTCATGGCCATCGAAGCGCTCGCCACGCAGCGCCACGTACAGGCTGCCCGGGCCGAGGCTGCGGGTGTCGTTGCTTACAGCGTCGATGGCCACGTCATCGCCGTGGATCTCACCGCCGGCCCAGTGCGCGATCAGCGAAAGCAGGGTGCGCTTCATGCGGCGCCCTCCCCGGCCTGGGAGCCCTCTTCCGCGTCCTGCGGCCGGGCCACTAGTGCATCCATGCGCGTCGCCGCCAGAACACCGGCCTTGGCCGCCAGCGCAGCCGCCGCCACTTCGGTGTCGTCGAAGTCATGGCGCACGCCGTTCACTTCCTGGTACGGCTCGTGGCCCTTGCCGGCAATCAGGATGATGTCGCCGGCACCGGCGCGCTTCACCGCCAGGCCAATCGCACGCGCGCGGCTGCGCTGCACGGTCACCGCCTCGGCGTTCTGGAAGCCGGCCAGGATGTCGGCCACGATCACGTCGCCGTCCTCGCCACGCGGGTTGTCGTCGGTGACGATGACCTGGTTGGCCAGGCGCTCGGCAATGGCGGCCATCTGCGGGCGCTTGCCGGTATCGCGCTCGCCACCGCAGCCGAACACGCAGAACAGCGCGCCGTGCAGGTGGCCGTGCAGGCTGTCCAACGCCTGTTCCAGCGCGTCCGGGGTATGTGCGTAATCGACCACCACGGTCGGCAGACCGTCTTCGCCGCCGAGGCGGTTCATGCGGCCGCGGATCGGCTGCAGCGCCGACAGCACCTCGGCGATGCGCGGCAGCGGCTGGCCCTGCGCATGCAGGGTGCCGGCCACGGCCAGCAGGTTGTCCACGTTGAAGCGGCCCAGCAGCGGCGACTGGACCGCGGCGCGCTGGCCGTCGATGACCAGTTCAAAGGCGATGCCACGGCCATCCAGCTGCAGCGCTTCGGCGCGCACGCCGGCCTCGCTGGCACCCCGCGAGCTCAGGCCGATCGGCTGCACGCCCACCGGCAGGCCGGCGAACAGCTGGCGACCGAAGGCGTCGTCCAGGTTGATCACCGCTGCCTTCAGGCCCGGGCGATGGAACAGCCGCGCCTTGGCCGCGCCGTAGCTGGCCATGTCGCCGTGGTAGTCCAGATGATCGCGGGTGAGATTGGTGAACACCGCCACGTCGTAGTGCACGGCATCCACGCGGCCCTGGTCCAGCGCGTGCGAGCTGACTTCCATCGCCACCGCGCGCGCGCCGGCATCGCGCAGCTGCGCCAGCAGCGCATGCATCTGCAGCACCAGCGGGGTGGTGAAGCCGGTCGGCTCGACGGCGCCATAAAGTCCGGCGCCGAGCGTGCCGATACTGCCACTGGGCGTACCGAGCAGGTGCCAGGCCTGGGCCAGCAGCTGCACGGTGGAGGTCTTGCCGTTGGTGCCGGTCACGCCAACCATTGCCATCGCCCGCGACGGTGCGCCATGGAACTGGTCGGCCATCGCGCCCATGCGCGCGCGCAGGCCCGGCACCGCGATCGCATCGGCCGGGGCCGGCAGCTCGGCAGGCGCCGGCGGTTCGAACAGGATGACGCCAGCACCGGCCGCACGGGCCTGCTCGACAAAGCCCAGGCCATGCGCGCCGAAACCGGCGATGGCGACGAAGGCATTGCCGGGGCGCACGGCGCGGCTGTCCAGCACCAGGCCGGTCAGAACGGGATCATGGCCCGCCAGGGCCACGTCCGGAAGCAACTGCGAAAGCAACATCGAAGGACTCATTGCGTGCCTCCCGTAGCGGGCGGCGTCTGGGCGTGCGCGCTGGGCAGCGCAGCATCGAATTCGGCGGCGGCATCAGCCGGCAGCGCGGCTTCGGCCGGCGGCGCAGGCAGGATCGAAGCCGAGTGGCCGACCTTGCCGGACTGCTGTGCGGCCAGCCACGACTGCAGGTCGTCCAGCGGCACGTCCATCAGGCGCAGGGTGCCTTCCATCACGTTGTGATAGACCGGCGCCGACACCAGGCCGCCGTAGAACTTGCCGGCCTGCGGGTCATTGATGACGATGACGGTGGCAAAGCGCGGGTTGGTGGCCGGCACCACACCGGCGAACAGCGCGTTGTAATGACCACGCTCGTAACCGCCGGGGCCGGCCTTGCGCGCGGTACCGGTCTTGCCGGCCACGCGGTAGCCCAGCACCGCCGCCTGCTTGGCGCCGCCCTGGGTCACCACCGTTTCCATCATCGCCACCACCTGCTTGGCGACGTTCTCGTCGATGATCTGCTGGCCTTCATTGCGCTGGCCCTTGACGAAGGTCGGCGCGATCAGACGACCGCCGTTGGCCAGTGCCGAATAGGCAGTGGCAATCTGCAGCGGGGTGACGTTCAGGCCGTAGCCGTAGGACATCGTGGTCTTGGTGGTACCCGACCAGCGCGCCGGGCGCAGCACCACGCCACCGGATTCACCCGGGAAACCGCTGTGCGGCACCGAGCCATAGCCGAAGCGCCGCACGCCGTCGTAGAACACCTGGTCCGGCATCTTCGCCGCAACCTTGGCCGCGCCCACGTTCGAGCTGCGGGTGATCACGCCGGTCACGTTCAGCACGCCGTTGTTGCGCGGCACGTCGCGGATGGTGAAGCGGCCCAGGGTCATGTAACCCGGGTTGGTGTCGATGATGGTGTCCTTGGTCACCGCACCGGCCTGCAGCGCGGTGGCAATGGTCAGCGGCTTCATCGTCGAACCCGGCTCGACCAGATCGGTCACCGCACGGTTGCGGCGCGCATCGGGCAGCGCGCCGGTCAGTGAATTCGGGTTGTAGGTCGGCAGGTTGACCATGGCCAGGATCTCGCCGGTGGTCACATCCATGATCACCATCGAACCGCCGGCGGCCTTGTTGGCCACCAGCGCGTTGCGCAGTTCCTTGAACGCCAGGTACTGGATGCGGCGGTCGATGCTGAGGGTCAGGTCCTTGCCCGGCTCGGCGGCGCGCAGCAGATCGCTTTCGACGGTCTCGCCCTTGCGGTTGCGGATCACCCGCTTGGCACCGGCCTTGCCGCGCAGCCATTCGTCGAACGCCAGCTCCAGGCCTTCCTGGCCGCGGTCGTCGATGTTGGTGAAGCCCAGCACGTGCGCCATCGCCTCACCCTGCGGGTAGAAGCGGCGGAACTCGCGCTGTGCAGCCACGCCCGGAATCTTCAGCGCCACCACCTTCTCTGCCTCGTCCGGATTGATCCGGCGACGCAGGTACATGAATTCCTTGTCCGACTTCTGCGACAGGCGGCTGCTCAGCTCGTCCACCGACATGCCGACCGCCTGCGCCAGTTCCGGGATGCGCTCGGGCGAGCGCAGCAGGTCCTGCGGGTTGACCCAGATCGAGGCGACCGGCGTGGACACCGCCAGCGGCTCGCCGTTGCGGTCGGTGATCATGCCGCGCGAGGTCTTGATCGGCAGCTCACGCAGGTAACGGGCTTCGCCCTGGCGCTGGTAGAAATCGCTGTTGATGATCTGCACGTAGGCGGCGCGACCGACCAGCGACACCGAGCACAGTCCAAGCGCCAGCGCGACCCAGCGCAGGCGCTGGCGCAGGTTGAAGGCGTTGCGCGGGCGGTTGCGGCCGGTCTTGCTCATGGCCGCACCACCACGATGTCGGCGGCCTCGGGGAACTTCATGCCGAGCTTCTCGCGGGCGATGCGATCAACACGGTTGGCTTCGGCCAGCGTGGCCTGTTCCAGCTGCAGGCGGCCGAATTCCAGATTGATGTCATCGCGCGTGCGCTCGGCGCGCGACAGCTCGATGAACGTCTGCCGATGACGGTGACGCACGAACACGACGCCGATCGCCGAGGCCACGGTCGAGGCCAACAGGATGATCAGCAGCAGCCGGCTCATGCGCTGGCCTCCCGCTTCTGCGCCACACGCAGCACGGCGCTGCGCGCACGCGGGTTGGCGGCCAGCTCTTCGTCGGTGGCCTTGATGGCGCCACCGATCAGGTCCAGCGTCGGCACGAACGCCACCGCCTCGGGCAGGCGACGGTTGGCCGGCGGCGCCTTGGCCAGGCGGTTCATGTACTGCTTGACGATGCGGTCTTCCAGCGAGTGGAAGCTGATCACCGCCAGCCGGCCACCGGGCTTGAGCCGTTCCACCGCCGCATCCAGGCCGGCTTCCAGATCGGCCAGCTCGCGGTTGATGTGGATGCGGATGGCCTGGAAGCTGCGCGTGGCCGGGTGGATCTTGTCTTTCCCACGCGGCATCACCGAAGCGATCAGCTCGGCCAGTTCGGCGGTGCGGGAGAACGGCTGCTTCTCGCGGCGGGCCACGATGGCGCGGGCGATGCGGCGGCTCTGGCGCTCTTCGCCGTAGGTCCACAGCACGTCGGCAATCTCGCGTTCTTCCACGCGGTTGATCCACTGCGCGGCGCTTTCGCCGCTGTCCGGGTCCATGCGCATGTCCAGCGGGCCGTCCTTGCCGAAGCTGAAGCCACGTTCGGCCACGTCCAGCTGCGGCGACGACACGCCCAGGTCGAACAGCACACCGTCCAGGCCTTCAGCCGTCGCATCCCACTGCAGCAGCTGGGCAAAGCTGCCACGGAAGATGGACACGCGCGCATCCGGCGCGAAATCGCGCTCGGCAACGGCGATGGCTTCCGGATCCTTGTCCATGACCAGCAGGCGCCCCTCGGGACCGAGCTGGGTGAGCACGCCACGTGCATGACCGCCACGACCGAACGTGCCATCCAGATAACGTCCGTTTTCGATCACCCTCAGGCCTTCGATGACCTGGGTGTACAGGACCGGCAGGTGCACCGCCGGCGACTGCGACACCGGAAGGTGACCGGTCTGCGCTTCTGGGCGCATCCGGGCACCCCGGCTCACAACTTCAGGTCGAGCAACCCATCACCCAGATCCTCGTCAGACAACGTCTGCTGGATCAGGGCCCGATGCGCCTGCTCGCTCCACAATTCGAACTTGTCGCCCATACCGAGCAATACCGCCTTCTTCTCAATGCCCACCGCACCGCGGTGGCTGGCGGGGATGCTGATGCGACCGTTGCCGTCCAGCTCCAGATGGGCGGCCGAGCCGACCAGCTTCTGCTGCAACAGGCGCACGACGCGCTGGGTGTTGGGCTTGGACATGACGTCGTCGCGGACCCGCTCCCATTCCGACTCTGCATACAGCCACAGGCAGCCGGCTTCGAACGGGTTGTAGGTCAGCACGAGACGGTTGTTGCTGGCGCGCGCGACAAGGTCGCGGTAAGCGGTGGGAACCGCCATGCGCCCTTTGTCGTCAACTGTGATGGCCGTCTCGCCCTGGAACACGACGCGTGCACCTATCCTTCGCCCGGTGAAACATTGAACCACGAAAACCCACAAAACACCCGGATTTCCCTCTGATGCCCACCTTAGCAGCGGCCGAAGGGTTGTCAACAACTTTTCAGCGGGGAAATCGCCAGCCGCATCAATGGCTTGCAACAACCTTTAGAGAATTGTTCAAGGCTTATCCACAAGTTGCTGATCCGTCTCAATTTTTGAGATTGAACGGAAGTTCAGGGGTGTGGACAGGGCGTGAAACATCGGCCGCACATTCATCCGCAGCGGGTCGAAAACGGCGTCAGACTGCGCAAACGGTGCACAATGAGGCCATGTGCCTGCTCGCTCTTGGCTGGATGCACCACCCGCGCTGGCGGCTGGTGATGATCGGCAACCGTGATGAGTTCCACGCCCGCCCGACCGCGGCGCTGGCCCCCTGGCAAGATGAGACCTCTGTCATCGGTGGGCGCGACCTGCGCTCCGGCGGTGGCTGGGCCGGCGTCGGTGCCGGCGGCCGGATGGCAGTGGTCACCAATGTCCGCGATCCGCTGGCCGCACAGACCGGCCCGTCGCGCGGCGCGCTGGTGGCCGACTTCCTGCGTGGCCGCGACCCGGCCGCGGTCCATATCGAGCGTTTGGCGACCGTGGCCGGCGCCTATGCCCCGTTCAACCTCCTACTGGCCGATAGCGACAGCCTGGAGTTCCTGGGCAACCACCCCGCCGAACGCCAACACCTGGCCCCCGGCGTGCACGGCATGTCCAATGGCGCGCTGGACGCCCCCTGGCCGAAGACCCGTCGGCTGATGGCCGCGCTTTCCGCCTGGCTGAAGGAAGACGGGGTCAGATCCCGTTCCCAAGGGGAAAGGGGTCTGACCCCGCTCTGGCGGGCCCTCGCCGACGAACACCGCCCCGCCGACAGCGACCTGCCCGACACCGGCATCGGCCTGGAGCGCGAACGCTGGCTGAGCCCGGCTTTCATCCGCGGCGACGACTACGGCACCCGCGCCAGCACCGTGCTGCTGATCGGCGCCGATGGCCACGGCCAGATCCACGAACGCCGCTTCGGCCCACAGGGTGTCGCCCTTGGCCAGAGCCAGGTCGATTTCTGACCCTGTACCTGTTTTCTGTGTCTATAAATGTCTGCCTGCACGCCACACGATGACCGGGCGCGATCCTGCCGCGCGCCCCACCGATCCACAGGGAGTCATCGATGCGCCGTGTTCTCGTACTTGCCGCCACCCACCTGCTTACGCTCGGCCTCGGCTTCGGCCTGGGCGTGTACCTGCTGCCGATCCTGATCGCCCCGGATGATCCGCCGGTCGCCCAGGTGCAGGCCGCCATGGGCGACGCCCGCTACCACACCCGCTTCCGCCGCGACCTCAAGGGCAGCGACGCAGTGCACTGGGCCGACGGCAAGGTCAGCGTCAGCGCGCGCCAGGTCGCGTTCGACGGCAAGATGGGCCCGGGGCCGGACTACAAGGTCTACCTGGTGCGCGACTTCGTCGACAACAAGGCCGACTTCCTGAAGATCAAGGCGCAGGCCCAGCGCATCGGCGAAGTGAAGACCTTCAACCGGTTCCTGGTCGACGTGCCTGAAAGCGTCAACGTGGACGACTACACCACCGTGGT
Proteins encoded in this region:
- a CDS encoding UDP-N-acetylmuramoyl-L-alanyl-D-glutamate--2,6-diaminopimelate ligase, which translates into the protein MSPSMLLSQLLPDVALAGHDPVLTGLVLDSRAVRPGNAFVAIAGFGAHGLGFVEQARAAGAGVILFEPPAPAELPAPADAIAVPGLRARMGAMADQFHGAPSRAMAMVGVTGTNGKTSTVQLLAQAWHLLGTPSGSIGTLGAGLYGAVEPTGFTTPLVLQMHALLAQLRDAGARAVAMEVSSHALDQGRVDAVHYDVAVFTNLTRDHLDYHGDMASYGAAKARLFHRPGLKAAVINLDDAFGRQLFAGLPVGVQPIGLSSRGASEAGVRAEALQLDGRGIAFELVIDGQRAAVQSPLLGRFNVDNLLAVAGTLHAQGQPLPRIAEVLSALQPIRGRMNRLGGEDGLPTVVVDYAHTPDALEQALDSLHGHLHGALFCVFGCGGERDTGKRPQMAAIAERLANQVIVTDDNPRGEDGDVIVADILAGFQNAEAVTVQRSRARAIGLAVKRAGAGDIILIAGKGHEPYQEVNGVRHDFDDTEVAAAALAAKAGVLAATRMDALVARPQDAEEGSQAGEGAA
- a CDS encoding peptidoglycan D,D-transpeptidase FtsI family protein, encoding MSKTGRNRPRNAFNLRQRLRWVALALGLCSVSLVGRAAYVQIINSDFYQRQGEARYLRELPIKTSRGMITDRNGEPLAVSTPVASIWVNPQDLLRSPERIPELAQAVGMSVDELSSRLSQKSDKEFMYLRRRINPDEAEKVVALKIPGVAAQREFRRFYPQGEAMAHVLGFTNIDDRGQEGLELAFDEWLRGKAGAKRVIRNRKGETVESDLLRAAEPGKDLTLSIDRRIQYLAFKELRNALVANKAAGGSMVIMDVTTGEILAMVNLPTYNPNSLTGALPDARRNRAVTDLVEPGSTMKPLTIATALQAGAVTKDTIIDTNPGYMTLGRFTIRDVPRNNGVLNVTGVITRSSNVGAAKVAAKMPDQVFYDGVRRFGYGSVPHSGFPGESGGVVLRPARWSGTTKTTMSYGYGLNVTPLQIATAYSALANGGRLIAPTFVKGQRNEGQQIIDENVAKQVVAMMETVVTQGGAKQAAVLGYRVAGKTGTARKAGPGGYERGHYNALFAGVVPATNPRFATVIVINDPQAGKFYGGLVSAPVYHNVMEGTLRLMDVPLDDLQSWLAAQQSGKVGHSASILPAPPAEAALPADAAAEFDAALPSAHAQTPPATGGTQ
- the ftsL gene encoding cell division protein FtsL, giving the protein MSRLLLIILLASTVASAIGVVFVRHRHRQTFIELSRAERTRDDINLEFGRLQLEQATLAEANRVDRIAREKLGMKFPEAADIVVVRP
- the rsmH gene encoding 16S rRNA (cytosine(1402)-N(4))-methyltransferase RsmH — encoded protein: MRPEAQTGHLPVSQSPAVHLPVLYTQVIEGLRVIENGRYLDGTFGRGGHARGVLTQLGPEGRLLVMDKDPEAIAVAERDFAPDARVSIFRGSFAQLLQWDATAEGLDGVLFDLGVSSPQLDVAERGFSFGKDGPLDMRMDPDSGESAAQWINRVEEREIADVLWTYGEERQSRRIARAIVARREKQPFSRTAELAELIASVMPRGKDKIHPATRSFQAIRIHINRELADLEAGLDAAVERLKPGGRLAVISFHSLEDRIVKQYMNRLAKAPPANRRLPEAVAFVPTLDLIGGAIKATDEELAANPRARSAVLRVAQKREASA
- a CDS encoding division/cell wall cluster transcriptional repressor MraZ — protein: MAVPTAYRDLVARASNNRLVLTYNPFEAGCLWLYAESEWERVRDDVMSKPNTQRVVRLLQQKLVGSAAHLELDGNGRISIPASHRGAVGIEKKAVLLGMGDKFELWSEQAHRALIQQTLSDEDLGDGLLDLKL
- a CDS encoding NRDE family protein encodes the protein MCLLALGWMHHPRWRLVMIGNRDEFHARPTAALAPWQDETSVIGGRDLRSGGGWAGVGAGGRMAVVTNVRDPLAAQTGPSRGALVADFLRGRDPAAVHIERLATVAGAYAPFNLLLADSDSLEFLGNHPAERQHLAPGVHGMSNGALDAPWPKTRRLMAALSAWLKEDGVRSRSQGERGLTPLWRALADEHRPADSDLPDTGIGLERERWLSPAFIRGDDYGTRASTVLLIGADGHGQIHERRFGPQGVALGQSQVDF
- a CDS encoding DM13 domain-containing protein, translating into MRRVLVLAATHLLTLGLGFGLGVYLLPILIAPDDPPVAQVQAAMGDARYHTRFRRDLKGSDAVHWADGKVSVSARQVAFDGKMGPGPDYKVYLVRDFVDNKADFLKIKAQAQRIGEVKTFNRFLVDVPESVNVDDYTTVVVWCERFEQFISAGQYRMPG